Part of the Zingiber officinale cultivar Zhangliang chromosome 6A, Zo_v1.1, whole genome shotgun sequence genome, AAATGCAAAGCCCTTGGAGAACGCACCATAACTGAGTCAAAATCATTAGCGCTTTCTGAACCCCATGTCTTGTTGCCAGGACAAAGGCTTGTCTCTTCCTGCTAACAAGGCTGATGCTGCGGTTGcttttatttttctcctctttGCCTCGAGTTCAGCCCTTTTATTTCCTAAAGTAGAGGTTGAAGACTCTGAAAAGATCGATGAAGCTTTGATCGCTGCACGCTTGTCCTTGCTATTCTTGTCAAACTTGGGTGCAAATCTAACAGCAGCTGCACTTGCTGCATCTTCTTTTGATGGAGGAAGAAGTCTTATGCCAAGGCCCATCTTTCTtgaagtttcttcttcttctacaacCTTTCTCTTTTGAGTCTGAAATTGGAGCACATTGCATGAAGATAAAACAAAGTAAAaaaagatcaaaaaaaaaaaatcaggcaGCAAATCACCCTCAGACGAGCACGAAGGGCTCGATTAAGGCTATAATCCTCCGCATGCCTACTGTCTGAGACTCTTTGAAGACGAACTAGAAGTGGTTCAGCCTCTTTCTTCTTTCGCATATCCTCTTCTTGATGTTCTAGGCGGTAAAATGGATCAGAAAGCTTCCCTCTTTCTTCATCAGCTGGAAGGGCAAATGTTTCCGCATCTTCAATGTCATAATCTTCTGTCTTCCGTTGTGCTCCACTGATTATGACATATTCTGTGTTCTTTGGATCGGTCTGTATTACAATTTCATGTCGACAGCAAGCTGACTTCATAGTAAAGCTCCATatctaaaaaaaaaagacaatacCAATTAGGCATAATATGGATTTGGCAGAAAACTTAGAAACACTTCAACAGAAAAACAACAGAGGAAATGATACGGAGACAACAAGCTGATTGCAGAAACTAATTATTCATTAGCACAAGAATATTTTCATATCCAACACTACTTTTAGGGTGAACCCATGCAAGCTCACATGTTTGTTGGAT contains:
- the LOC121997726 gene encoding coiled-coil domain-containing protein 130-like, translated to MSSLAAARADNFYYPPEWDPKKGSLNKFQGQHPLRERARKLDQGILIIRFEMPFNIWCGGCNHMIAKGVRFNAEKKQVGNYYSTKIWSFTMKSACCRHEIVIQTDPKNTEYVIISGAQRKTEDYDIEDAETFALPADEERGKLSDPFYRLEHQEEDMRKKKEAEPLLVRLQRVSDSRHAEDYSLNRALRARLRTQKRKVVEEEETSRKMGLGIRLLPPSKEDAASAAAVRFAPKFDKNSKDKRAAIKASSIFSESSTSTLGNKRAELEAKRRKIKATAASALLAGRDKPLSWQQDMGFRKR